The following proteins are co-located in the Desulfonauticus submarinus genome:
- the fusA gene encoding elongation factor G, protein MKKEKYLEQIRNIGIIAHIDAGKTTLSERILFYTQKIHRMGEVHEGTATMDYLPQEQERGITIVSACTTLEWKKKIINLIDTPGHVDFTIEVERALRVLDGVVAVFCGVGGVEPQSETVWHQSETYNIPKIAFINKMDRLGANFDFVLESMRDKLNANYVVIQAPWGSGEEFKGVFDVLQQKKVVFNVQDQGRSFEYLELNSEEKEYVDRYRNDLLEKLADLDDSIMIKYVEGEDIELAEIKNALRKFTLKGKVVPVLAGSALKNIGIQPVLDAIVDFLPSPLDVPQLEGIDPKTKEKKSFPISAKAPLSALVFKVSMETGRKLVLTRLYSGELKPGQNIYNVTQKKQERVARIFRLHANHKEKLERAKAGEIVALAGLKLARTGDTLALAEEPILLEKIGEYKPVISIALEPKNSEHEEKLEEVLQKLLQEDPTLKVERDENTDQIILSGMGELHLDVVMDRIRREYGVEFRSGRPQVVYLETITKKAEAVGEFAKELGEEFHYGWVKVIIEPRERKSGVKIVCEIDQNEYSSDIIESVLQGVEDALQSGSIKGYPVQDILVRVKELQLQSGGSPVGFRMAAVKAVKNALEKASPILLEPIVWVEIYTPEEFVGECVSLIGSKGGRIENMYERGGQRIIQCLAALERMFGFSTDLRSVTQGRASVMMKFHSFDILNKS, encoded by the coding sequence ATGAAAAAAGAGAAGTATCTGGAACAAATTCGAAATATAGGAATTATTGCCCATATAGATGCTGGTAAAACTACTTTAAGCGAAAGAATTCTGTTTTATACTCAAAAAATTCATAGAATGGGAGAAGTGCATGAGGGCACGGCTACTATGGACTATCTTCCTCAAGAGCAAGAAAGAGGTATTACTATTGTTTCTGCTTGCACAACCTTAGAGTGGAAAAAGAAAATTATTAATTTAATTGATACTCCAGGCCATGTAGATTTTACTATAGAAGTAGAGAGAGCGCTTAGAGTATTAGATGGGGTTGTTGCTGTTTTTTGTGGCGTGGGGGGAGTGGAACCTCAAAGCGAGACAGTTTGGCATCAATCTGAGACTTATAATATTCCCAAGATTGCTTTTATTAATAAAATGGACAGGTTGGGAGCCAATTTTGATTTTGTTTTAGAGTCTATGCGTGATAAATTGAATGCAAATTATGTAGTTATTCAAGCCCCTTGGGGAAGTGGGGAGGAGTTCAAAGGAGTCTTTGATGTTTTGCAACAAAAGAAAGTTGTTTTTAATGTCCAAGATCAGGGTAGAAGCTTTGAATATCTGGAATTAAATTCAGAAGAAAAAGAATATGTTGATAGATATAGAAATGATCTTTTGGAAAAATTGGCTGATTTAGATGATTCTATTATGATTAAATATGTGGAAGGGGAAGATATTGAATTAGCCGAGATTAAGAATGCTTTACGTAAATTTACTTTAAAAGGAAAAGTTGTTCCTGTGCTCGCTGGCTCTGCTCTTAAGAATATAGGAATACAGCCTGTTTTAGACGCCATAGTAGATTTCTTGCCATCACCTTTAGACGTACCGCAACTAGAAGGGATAGACCCAAAGACTAAAGAAAAAAAGAGTTTTCCTATTTCTGCAAAAGCTCCGTTGTCTGCTCTTGTTTTTAAGGTAAGTATGGAGACGGGAAGAAAGTTAGTATTAACTAGGTTGTATTCAGGAGAACTGAAGCCAGGTCAAAATATCTATAATGTTACTCAAAAAAAACAAGAAAGGGTTGCCCGCATTTTTAGGCTACATGCAAATCATAAAGAAAAATTAGAAAGGGCAAAGGCTGGAGAGATAGTAGCTTTAGCAGGACTTAAGTTGGCTAGGACAGGCGATACTTTGGCTTTAGCAGAAGAACCTATTTTGTTAGAAAAAATTGGCGAATATAAACCAGTTATTTCTATAGCCTTGGAACCTAAAAACTCAGAACATGAAGAAAAATTAGAAGAAGTCCTGCAAAAGCTTTTGCAGGAAGATCCTACTTTAAAAGTGGAACGAGATGAAAATACTGATCAAATTATTCTTTCTGGGATGGGGGAGCTACATTTAGACGTAGTAATGGATAGAATTAGACGGGAGTATGGAGTAGAATTTCGATCTGGAAGACCTCAGGTAGTATATTTAGAAACTATTACTAAAAAGGCTGAGGCTGTGGGAGAATTTGCAAAAGAATTAGGAGAAGAATTTCACTATGGTTGGGTGAAGGTTATAATTGAACCTAGAGAAAGAAAATCAGGAGTAAAGATAGTTTGTGAAATAGATCAAAATGAATATAGTAGTGATATAATAGAAAGTGTCCTTCAGGGAGTGGAAGATGCCTTACAATCAGGTTCTATCAAAGGATATCCTGTTCAAGATATTTTGGTAAGAGTAAAAGAATTACAGCTTCAATCAGGAGGAAGCCCAGTAGGATTTAGAATGGCTGCAGTTAAAGCTGTGAAAAATGCTTTAGAAAAGGCTTCGCCAATTTTGCTAGAGCCTATTGTGTGGGTAGAGATATATACGCCTGAAGAATTTGTAGGAGAATGTGTGAGTTTAATAGGTAGTAAGGGTGGGAGAATAGAAAATATGTATGAACGAGGAGGACAGCGAATAATACAATGTCTTGCTGCTTTAGAAAGGATGTTTGGATTCTCTACTGACCTGCGTTCTGTTACTCAAGGACGAGCTAGTGTAATGATGAAATTTCATAGTTTTGATATTTTAAATAAAAGTTAG
- a CDS encoding universal stress protein, protein MVNIKKILCAIDFSDMSKKVAEYAKTLAEALKGEIVVLYVAPSLSQYVGFHVPPASIETFVGEIVSGAEKTMEVFIQENFEDMKATGIVRTGYAAEEILDLAKTEDVDLIVMGTHGRKGIDRILFGSVAEKVVKSSDKPVLTVRP, encoded by the coding sequence ATGGTGAATATTAAGAAAATTTTATGTGCAATTGATTTTTCTGATATGAGTAAAAAAGTTGCAGAATACGCTAAGACTTTAGCAGAGGCTTTAAAAGGAGAAATTGTTGTTTTATATGTAGCACCGTCTCTTTCTCAGTATGTTGGTTTTCATGTTCCTCCTGCTTCTATAGAAACTTTTGTGGGAGAGATAGTTTCTGGTGCAGAAAAAACAATGGAAGTCTTTATTCAAGAGAATTTTGAGGATATGAAGGCGACTGGTATTGTGCGTACAGGATATGCTGCTGAAGAAATTTTGGATTTAGCTAAGACAGAAGATGTAGATCTGATAGTAATGGGGACTCATGGACGTAAAGGAATTGATAGGATTTTGTTTGGTTCTGTAGCAGAAAAGGTGGTTAAAAGTTCAGACAAACCAGTGTTAACTGTGCGTCCTTAA
- the pilM gene encoding type IV pilus assembly protein PilM, which yields MFGQKTGVGLDLGARWIKLVALEKKGKKLSLLRTGRFIVPMEERGKEEFGDKLKLFFQSLKLKGVRVTTSVSGQASIVKKVIFKAKDEEDLEEVILKEAKQYIPFDMNEVVLDYQVLKVDKQESAYEVYLVACKKEFINNQINWLSKAKIKVECIDIDAFAISNVFEFNYPEEKAKTVFLFDIGERQSIFSVYSQGELVLFREMGFGGFNLTNRIASYLGVSVEDAERVKLNGGIELDKQQRKEVFKRLEEEIENWLAELRKVVNFYKTTYPQSGEAEKIFLSGGCTSIVGIDRKLSEEFEIPVDFLDPWRKIERNAKFFDAKYLDEIKYQMVTATGLALRGVL from the coding sequence GTGTTTGGGCAAAAGACAGGTGTAGGTTTAGATTTAGGCGCAAGATGGATTAAGCTTGTGGCATTGGAAAAGAAAGGTAAGAAACTTTCTTTATTAAGAACAGGTCGTTTTATTGTCCCTATGGAAGAACGAGGTAAGGAAGAGTTTGGGGATAAATTAAAATTATTTTTTCAGAGTTTAAAATTAAAGGGTGTGCGAGTAACAACTTCTGTAAGTGGGCAGGCCTCAATTGTTAAAAAAGTTATTTTTAAAGCAAAAGATGAAGAGGATTTAGAAGAAGTTATACTAAAAGAGGCTAAACAATACATTCCTTTTGATATGAATGAGGTGGTTTTAGATTATCAGGTGTTGAAGGTAGATAAGCAGGAAAGTGCGTATGAAGTATATTTAGTAGCCTGTAAGAAAGAGTTTATTAATAATCAAATAAACTGGTTGTCAAAAGCAAAAATAAAGGTAGAGTGTATAGATATTGATGCTTTTGCTATCTCAAATGTCTTTGAATTTAATTATCCAGAAGAAAAGGCTAAAACAGTTTTTTTGTTTGATATAGGAGAACGTCAGAGTATTTTTTCTGTTTATTCTCAAGGAGAACTAGTGTTGTTTAGAGAAATGGGCTTTGGAGGATTTAATTTAACAAATAGAATTGCTTCTTACTTGGGTGTGAGTGTAGAAGATGCTGAGAGAGTTAAGTTAAATGGGGGTATTGAGCTAGATAAACAACAAAGAAAAGAAGTTTTTAAAAGATTAGAAGAAGAAATAGAAAATTGGCTTGCAGAGTTGCGGAAAGTAGTAAATTTTTATAAGACTACATATCCTCAATCTGGAGAAGCAGAAAAAATCTTTTTGTCCGGAGGATGTACTTCTATTGTGGGGATAGATAGAAAGTTGTCTGAAGAGTTTGAAATCCCTGTAGATTTTCTAGATCCTTGGAGAAAGATAGAACGGAATGCCAAATTTTTTGATGCAAAGTATTTAGATGAAATAAAATACCAAATGGTGACCGCTACAGGACTTGCTTTAAGGGGTGTTTTATAG
- a CDS encoding outer membrane protein assembly factor BamD yields MMSRIRPIFLLFLLCWSLSGCGVVDYLFLSPPEDTAQELAQAGYDALQNKDYSRAIEYFSKLKDRYPFSPYTPQAEISLGDAYFLNGDYQAAVDVYKEFEALHPRHEAISYVLFKIGLANYKQFESVDKPYTNVAEALSYFTRVVESYPTSKYAKEAKLYIRKCRYLMAEHELFVADFYWRTGRYLAAWKRYSYVEKNYSDLPEVLEYARERKSLAYLEYQKEKGEKAREREQGSWKEWFDWL; encoded by the coding sequence ATGATGAGTAGAATTAGACCTATTTTTCTTCTTTTTCTTCTTTGTTGGAGCCTTAGTGGATGTGGAGTCGTTGATTACCTTTTTTTATCGCCGCCTGAGGACACAGCCCAAGAACTAGCTCAGGCAGGTTATGACGCATTACAAAATAAAGATTATTCTAGGGCGATAGAGTATTTTTCTAAATTAAAGGATCGTTATCCTTTTTCTCCATATACTCCTCAAGCTGAGATTAGTTTGGGGGATGCTTATTTTTTAAATGGAGATTATCAGGCAGCAGTGGATGTGTATAAAGAGTTTGAAGCCTTACATCCTAGACATGAGGCCATAAGCTATGTGCTTTTTAAAATTGGATTAGCCAATTATAAACAGTTTGAGTCTGTGGACAAGCCCTATACAAATGTGGCTGAGGCTTTATCTTATTTTACGAGAGTAGTGGAAAGTTATCCAACAAGTAAATATGCTAAGGAAGCTAAATTATATATCCGTAAATGTCGTTATTTAATGGCAGAGCATGAGTTGTTTGTAGCTGATTTTTATTGGAGAACAGGTAGATATTTAGCTGCTTGGAAAAGATATTCTTATGTGGAAAAAAATTATTCAGATTTGCCAGAAGTTTTAGAGTATGCAAGGGAAAGAAAATCCTTAGCTTATCTAGAATATCAAAAGGAAAAAGGAGAAAAGGCCCGGGAGAGGGAACAGGGAAGTTGGAAAGAGTGGTTTGATTGGTTATAA